One genomic window of Syntrophorhabdaceae bacterium includes the following:
- a CDS encoding type II asparaginase, translated as MAAIPGMKIKTLLFLLVIMLLTAFPLSAENLPRVVILATGGTIAGSAASPSETKEYKPGVLDVMALIRSVPGIDMAARLSGEQIIDIGSNQMTDGIMVKLARRVNALLAQNDVDGVVITHGTDTMEETAYFLNLCVKSVKPVVLVGSMRPATAMSADGPLNLFNAVSLAGSTSARGKGVLVAMNDRIHAARDVTKTNTTNADTFKTPDFGCLGYVLDGRVSFYRTVTRRHTVGSEFSLDGIMRLPRVDIVYGHAEGEKELTKAAVKAGAEGIVHAGMGDGSMFGLTRDALREARKKGVVIVRSSRTGSGMVTAVAEDREDDFATADTLNPQKARILLLFALTRTKDTDEIRRIFGEY; from the coding sequence ATGGCCGCGATTCCCGGAATGAAGATAAAGACCCTGCTTTTCCTTCTCGTTATCATGTTGCTTACCGCCTTTCCTCTCAGCGCGGAAAATCTCCCACGGGTGGTGATTCTCGCGACCGGGGGCACTATCGCGGGGTCGGCTGCCTCTCCAAGTGAGACCAAGGAATATAAGCCGGGGGTCCTCGACGTGATGGCCCTTATCCGCTCCGTTCCCGGTATCGACATGGCTGCCCGCTTATCAGGGGAGCAGATTATAGATATCGGCAGCAACCAGATGACGGACGGGATCATGGTGAAACTCGCCCGGCGGGTGAACGCCCTTCTGGCTCAAAATGACGTGGACGGGGTGGTGATTACCCACGGCACGGACACCATGGAAGAGACCGCCTATTTCCTCAACCTTTGCGTGAAGAGCGTAAAACCAGTGGTACTCGTCGGCTCCATGAGGCCCGCGACAGCCATGTCCGCCGATGGCCCCCTAAACCTCTTCAACGCCGTCTCCCTTGCAGGGAGCACGTCCGCCCGGGGCAAAGGCGTGCTCGTGGCCATGAACGACAGGATACACGCGGCGAGGGACGTGACCAAGACGAATACGACCAATGCGGATACCTTCAAAACACCCGATTTCGGCTGCCTCGGTTATGTGCTCGACGGGAGGGTCTCTTTTTACCGGACCGTCACCCGCAGGCATACGGTCGGGAGCGAATTCAGCCTCGACGGAATTATGCGCCTGCCGCGGGTCGACATCGTCTACGGCCACGCCGAAGGAGAGAAAGAACTCACGAAGGCGGCGGTGAAAGCGGGAGCGGAAGGGATCGTTCATGCGGGCATGGGCGACGGCAGTATGTTCGGTCTGACGAGAGATGCCCTCAGGGAGGCGAGAAAGAAAGGGGTGGTCATCGTCCGCTCCTCCAGGACGGGAAGCGGAATGGTGACGGCCGTCGCCGAGGACCGGGAGGACGATTTCGCCACGGCCGACACGTTGAATCCCCAGAAGGCGAGGATACTTCTCCTCTTCGCCCTCACCAGGACAAAAGATACCGACGAGATCAGGAGGATCTTCGGCGAATATTGA
- a CDS encoding catalase → MAKDKNTDTTGKHEKRQAGGKVTHVGEGGELHQVSNGESGTLTTNLGVPISDDQNTLKASARGPALLEDFIFREKIMHFDHERIPERIVHARGTGVHGFFELTVSLQQFTKARILTEVGVKTPVFMRLSTVAGGAGSIDTPRDVRGMAVKFYTKEGNWDLVGNNIPVFFIQDAIKFPDLIHAVKMEPDRAFPQSATAHDTFWDYISLTPESMHMVMWIMSDRTIPRSLRMMEGFGVHSFRLINDVGKSTFVKFHWRPKLGVQSTIWDETVKISGADQDFHRRDMWDAIESGNFPEWDLAVQLFTEEEAGKFPFDHLDATKLIPEEMVPLQVIGRMVLNRWPDNFFAETEQVAYCPGNIIPGIDFSNDPLLQGRLFSYPDTQLSRLGAVNFHQIPINMPKCPMGNLQRDGHMQMSTPTGQVSYEPTSLSAAAPRETPEKGFHSLAAMESGEKGRIRAERFGDHYSQARLFYRSQSSYEQAHIASALVFELSKVEHPHVREAMVGHFRHIDQSLADRVAAGLGMERMPDAPPLAAPVIDMAPSPALRIIGRAKETLMGRSVGILVADGSDGAAVERIRKAATDAGAVVKIVAPKVGGAKLADGSFLPAHGQLAGTPSVIFDAVAVILSGEGAKMLKKECAAIDFVSDAFNHLKAIAVDRGGRELLVAANAGEDAGIVDVENKNAFIAAAKTRQWDREKMVRILA, encoded by the coding sequence GATACCACAGGGAAGCATGAAAAGAGACAGGCCGGCGGCAAGGTGACTCACGTCGGCGAAGGCGGTGAGCTGCACCAGGTTTCGAATGGGGAGAGCGGGACCCTTACCACGAATCTGGGGGTTCCCATTTCGGATGACCAAAACACGCTCAAGGCCTCTGCCCGGGGTCCGGCGCTCCTCGAGGATTTTATCTTCCGCGAAAAGATCATGCATTTCGACCATGAGCGCATACCGGAGCGCATCGTTCACGCCCGGGGCACGGGAGTCCATGGATTTTTCGAGCTGACAGTCTCTCTCCAGCAATTCACCAAGGCCCGCATACTTACCGAAGTGGGCGTGAAGACGCCTGTCTTTATGCGTCTCTCTACCGTGGCGGGCGGCGCGGGCTCGATAGACACCCCGCGGGACGTGCGGGGGATGGCCGTCAAATTTTACACGAAAGAGGGAAACTGGGACCTTGTGGGCAACAATATCCCTGTCTTTTTTATCCAGGATGCCATCAAGTTCCCCGATCTGATCCATGCGGTCAAGATGGAGCCCGACCGCGCCTTTCCGCAGTCGGCAACCGCCCATGATACCTTCTGGGATTACATTTCTCTCACGCCCGAATCGATGCACATGGTCATGTGGATCATGTCCGACCGCACCATACCCCGGTCGCTCAGGATGATGGAGGGTTTCGGGGTTCACAGCTTCAGGCTGATCAACGACGTGGGCAAGTCGACTTTCGTCAAGTTCCACTGGCGCCCGAAACTTGGCGTCCAGTCCACCATCTGGGATGAAACCGTGAAAATATCGGGCGCCGACCAGGACTTCCACCGCCGCGACATGTGGGATGCCATCGAGTCCGGGAATTTTCCCGAATGGGACCTCGCGGTCCAGCTTTTTACCGAGGAGGAGGCGGGCAAATTCCCCTTCGATCACCTCGATGCGACGAAACTGATTCCCGAAGAGATGGTGCCGCTCCAGGTAATCGGCCGGATGGTCCTTAATCGCTGGCCGGACAATTTTTTCGCCGAGACCGAACAGGTCGCCTATTGTCCCGGAAATATCATCCCCGGTATCGACTTTTCGAACGATCCCCTGCTTCAGGGCCGCCTGTTCTCTTACCCGGACACGCAGCTTTCACGCCTCGGAGCAGTAAATTTTCACCAGATCCCGATCAACATGCCGAAGTGCCCCATGGGTAACCTTCAGCGGGACGGACATATGCAGATGAGCACGCCGACGGGCCAGGTCTCCTACGAGCCCACCTCATTATCCGCAGCCGCACCGCGGGAAACCCCTGAGAAGGGCTTCCACAGCCTGGCCGCCATGGAATCAGGAGAAAAGGGACGTATCCGCGCCGAGCGCTTTGGCGACCATTACAGCCAGGCCCGGCTCTTCTATCGCAGCCAGAGCAGCTATGAGCAGGCCCATATCGCTTCGGCATTGGTTTTTGAGCTTTCCAAGGTCGAGCATCCGCACGTGCGCGAGGCGATGGTCGGACACTTCAGGCATATAGACCAAAGCCTGGCGGACAGGGTTGCCGCGGGCCTGGGCATGGAACGGATGCCCGATGCGCCGCCCCTCGCCGCGCCCGTTATCGATATGGCGCCCTCACCCGCGCTACGGATCATCGGCAGGGCAAAGGAGACGCTCATGGGGCGCTCCGTGGGTATCCTCGTTGCCGACGGCTCCGACGGCGCGGCGGTCGAGAGGATCAGGAAGGCAGCGACCGACGCGGGCGCAGTCGTAAAGATCGTCGCTCCGAAAGTAGGAGGGGCGAAGCTTGCCGACGGCTCATTCCTGCCGGCCCACGGTCAGCTTGCAGGAACGCCTTCCGTGATCTTCGATGCCGTGGCAGTGATCCTTTCCGGCGAAGGAGCGAAGATGCTCAAGAAGGAATGTGCGGCCATCGATTTCGTAAGCGATGCCTTCAATCACCTCAAGGCGATCGCCGTTGACCGGGGGGGCCGGGAGCTCCTGGTCGCGGCGAATGCGGGAGAGGACGCGGGCATCGTGGACGTGGAGAATAAGAACGCGTTTATCGCCGCGGCAAAGACCCGTCAATGGGACCGGGAGAAGATGGTGAGAATTTTGGCATAG